Proteins encoded in a region of the Phaenicophaeus curvirostris isolate KB17595 chromosome 1, BPBGC_Pcur_1.0, whole genome shotgun sequence genome:
- the MEST gene encoding mesoderm-specific transcript homolog protein isoform X2, producing MKEWWVQVGLLSVPLLAVYLHIPPPKLSPALLSWRSSGGYFTYKNQNIFYRDSTGAVGSSDIVVLLHGFPTSSYDWCKIWEGLTQRFHRVIALDFVGFGFSDKPRPHRYSIFEQASIVEGLVRHLGLRRQRINLLSHDYGDTVAQELLHRYEHNKTGSILINSLCLSNGGIFPETHYPRFIQKLLKDGGLLSPIITRLMNFFFFSRGILQYINQRKKHRDRWVGALMSTSVPLHLIYGPLDPVNPHPEFLQLYKKVLPMSTVSVLDDHISHYPQLEDPTGFLNAYLNFINSF from the exons ATGAAGGAGTGGTGGGTGCAGGTGGGGCTGCTGAGCGTGCCCCTCCTCGCCGTCTACCTGCACATCCCACCCCCCAAGCTctccccagctcttctctcctgGAGGTCCTCCGGAGGCTACTTCACCTACAAGAACCAGAACATCTTCTACAGAG ATTCAACCGGTGCCGTTGGCAGCTCCGATATCGTTGTCCTCCTACACGGCTTCCCGACCTCCAGCTACGACTGGTGCAAG ATCTGGGAAGGTCTGACCCAGCGGTTTCACCGGGTGATAGCTCTGGATTTCGTAGGATTCGGTTTCAGCGACAAACCT agGCCCCACCGCTACTCCATCTTCGAGCAAGCCAGCATTGTCGAGGGGCTGGTGCGTCACCTCGGTCTCCGCCGCCAGAGGATTAATCTCCTGTCCCACGATTATGGGGACACAGTCGCACAGGAGCTGCTCCACAG GTACGAGCACAATAAAACTGGAAGCATCTTGATCAACAGCCTCTGTTTATCCAACGGAG GGATTTTCCCCGAGACGCACTACCCCCGGTTCATCCAGAAG CTCCTCAAGGATGGGGGGTTGCTGTCCCCCATCATCACGCGGCTGATGaacttcttcttcttctccagagg TATTTTGCAGTACATAAACCAGAGAAAGAAGCACAGAGACCGCTGGGTTGGGGCTTTGATGTCCACCTCTGTCCCAT TGCACCTCATCTATGGGCCCCTGGACCCTGTGAATCCGCACCCAGAGTTTCTTCAGCTTTACAA GAAAGTGCTTCCCATGTCCACGGTGTCCGTGCTGGATGATCACATCAGCCACTATCCCCAGCTGGAGGATCCAACAGGCTTCCTGAATGCATATCTCAACTTCATCAACTCCTTCTGA
- the MEST gene encoding mesoderm-specific transcript homolog protein isoform X1 — protein MKEWWVQVGLLSVPLLAVYLHIPPPKLSPALLSWRSSGGYFTYKNQNIFYRDSTGAVGSSDIVVLLHGFPTSSYDWCKIWEGLTQRFHRVIALDFVGFGFSDKPRPHRYSIFEQASIVEGLVRHLGLRRQRINLLSHDYGDTVAQELLHRYEHNKTGSILINSLCLSNGGIFPETHYPRFIQKLLKDGGLLSPIITRLMNFFFFSRGLRSVFGPYTQPSQAEYWDMWTAVRTNDGNLVVDSILQYINQRKKHRDRWVGALMSTSVPLHLIYGPLDPVNPHPEFLQLYKKVLPMSTVSVLDDHISHYPQLEDPTGFLNAYLNFINSF, from the exons ATGAAGGAGTGGTGGGTGCAGGTGGGGCTGCTGAGCGTGCCCCTCCTCGCCGTCTACCTGCACATCCCACCCCCCAAGCTctccccagctcttctctcctgGAGGTCCTCCGGAGGCTACTTCACCTACAAGAACCAGAACATCTTCTACAGAG ATTCAACCGGTGCCGTTGGCAGCTCCGATATCGTTGTCCTCCTACACGGCTTCCCGACCTCCAGCTACGACTGGTGCAAG ATCTGGGAAGGTCTGACCCAGCGGTTTCACCGGGTGATAGCTCTGGATTTCGTAGGATTCGGTTTCAGCGACAAACCT agGCCCCACCGCTACTCCATCTTCGAGCAAGCCAGCATTGTCGAGGGGCTGGTGCGTCACCTCGGTCTCCGCCGCCAGAGGATTAATCTCCTGTCCCACGATTATGGGGACACAGTCGCACAGGAGCTGCTCCACAG GTACGAGCACAATAAAACTGGAAGCATCTTGATCAACAGCCTCTGTTTATCCAACGGAG GGATTTTCCCCGAGACGCACTACCCCCGGTTCATCCAGAAG CTCCTCAAGGATGGGGGGTTGCTGTCCCCCATCATCACGCGGCTGATGaacttcttcttcttctccagagg GCTCAGGTCAGTCTTCGGGCCCTACACGCAGCCTTCGCAGGCCGAGTACTGGGACATGTGGACGGCGGTGCGGACTAACGATGGCAATCTCGTTGTTGACAG TATTTTGCAGTACATAAACCAGAGAAAGAAGCACAGAGACCGCTGGGTTGGGGCTTTGATGTCCACCTCTGTCCCAT TGCACCTCATCTATGGGCCCCTGGACCCTGTGAATCCGCACCCAGAGTTTCTTCAGCTTTACAA GAAAGTGCTTCCCATGTCCACGGTGTCCGTGCTGGATGATCACATCAGCCACTATCCCCAGCTGGAGGATCCAACAGGCTTCCTGAATGCATATCTCAACTTCATCAACTCCTTCTGA